CATGGGAGCCTGATGCACCTGGTTGGAAACATGCTGTTTCTCTTCGCCTTTGGCCCTGCCGTGGAAGAAGCGATCCGCCCGCCCCGTTTTGCTCTCTATTACATCTTTTGGGGTTTGTTTGCCGCCGCGGCCCACATTTTCGTCAACCCTGCCTCCGATGTCCCCACAGTGGGGGCGAGCGGAGCAATCGGTGGCGTGTTAGGTGCTTATTTTCTTCTGTTCCCTGGGTCGCAGATCCGGGTTGTCATCCCGCCTTTCTTCTTTTGGCCCTTCACCGTGACCAGTTGGATGCTCTTGGTTGTTTGGTTCCTATGGCAAGTCTTGTTCCCCCAAGAAGGGGTTGCGAACTGGGCGCATGTCGGCGGATTCCTGGCTGGTATGGTCACGGTGCTGGTGATGGGCGGACGGAACGCCGTCTTGGCCGACAGCCCGATTGAGGAGGATGCCCATTTCGACGAAGACGACTAACCAGCCCTGGTGGGTGGCCGCCTCACTGGCCGCCACTGCGGTTTTGGCTCTGGCCAACATCGCCCCCAGGCACCAGGCCGAACAATCCAACCGCGCGGTCGGCATCGTGGTTGAGACGGACACGGTTGCCGAACTCGCCGCCACTCAGGGGCTCAGCCTTGGAGAAGGCTTGACGAAACTCAATTCTGCGCTTGGTGGGGGCAACCAGCCCTTGTTGATCCTGAGCAGCAATGAAGCCACCGTAGGGGATTTGATCGCGGGTGGTTCCATCGAAACCCGTCGCCTTGGGCCCGGAACTGTCGAATGTATTGGGGATCCTGTCCAAACCGAGCGGGTGATTAAGGCGTGGCGGGCAAGGTACGGGACCGATTGGCAAGAAGACAATTGGTTTGCCAGGCCAGACCTTTTGCGGAGCCTACCCGTCGGTTTGCCGCAACGAGATATCGATTCCGCCCAGTCAGGCGGTTACCGCCTGTTGGCCCGCATGGGCACCCCGCCAGGGGCGAGTTTGGACTACATCGATTCGGTTTTTGACAACCTCGAAAAAACGGGCGTCGTCGACTACTACCTCCCCCTGGGCGATGTCGCCTTGGGCGCACCGGACAAAGTCAAAGAGGTCAGCGAGATCCTTGAGCGGCACCACATCCGGTACGTCGCCGCAGAATTCGTCAAGACCGTCGGCGACGGTCCCCTCACCGCCAAAGCCCCGGGCAACGCCATCCGCTTGCACGCTGCCCAAACGGCCGAACTCGTCCGTATGCCCAAGTCGGCCATTGTTGAGCGGTACGTCAAAGCGGCCCGGGAACGAAATATCCGGCTCTTGCTCGTTCGGGCACCCGAAACGACATCCGAACGAGGCCTAGATGACTTTGCCACCCTTTTGAAGGACATCCGGAGGGGGTTGGAACACGAGGGGCTGGAGGTCAAACCCCCGCGGCCGTTCCAGGAACCAACCACATCCCCGATCCTCCAGGCGCTTTTGGGACTGGCGATGATCCCGGCCCTGGCCTACGCCCTCATCCGGGTGTTGGCGACGGCTTTCAAGGTGCCCGATGCCGTGCCTTGGACAATGGCCGCCGCGATTGGCCTCGCCGTCAATTTGGGTGCCACCAAGGAGTACGCTACGTTGGCCGGTGCCATCCTCTTCCCGATTCTCGCTTACTTTTGGTTTTTCGACGGTCGTCGCCCAGCCTGGTTGAGCTATCTCGGGATGTCCGCCATATCCCTGGCCGGCGGGCTCCCGATCGCCGGATTGCTTGTGGGGGTGCCGTACATGCTCCACCTGGATGTCTTCACCGGGGTGAAAGTTGCCGTCTTCCTCCCGATTTTCGTGGTGGCATGGGTCACCTTGCAAAAGCTCACCGATTGGCGAGAAGCCATGCGCCAACCCATCGTCTGGGGGACGCTTTTCACATCGATTTTCATCTTGGGCGTCCTGGGGTTCATGTACCTCCGGACTGGCAATGACAACCCCGCGGCGGTCAGTGGTCTCGAACTCAAGCTCCGCGACTTGCTTGATCGGTGGCTGGTGGTCCGGCCCCGAACCAAAGAATTCCTGATCGGACACCCCGCCCTGCTAATTGGGATCCAGCTTTGGAACCGGAATCCAGAAGCTAAATGGAGGGCGGTTGCTGGGTTCCTGCTCGTTGTCGGGGCCATCGGTCAAACCAGCATTGTTAACACGATGTGCCACCTGCACACCCCTATCATGTTAAGCCTCATCCGGGTGGGGGTTGGGCTCGGGCTCGGGTGTATAATCGGGGCCTTGGGATGGCTGGTGGTGGCGCGGATCGTGCCGCGCCCGGCCGGGGAAGATCAGTAGCGGATGGCCAAACTGTTGCTCGCCGGGTATTTCGGGGCAGGCAACCTGGGCGACGACGCAATCCTCAAAGGGTTTGCCGAAGGCCTGGGCGACACACCGTATCAATACCGGGCCCTTGCCGGTTCAGCTGAGCGATTGATGCGCAACCTCGGCATTCCGGGTGTCCCCCGCATGGATCTCGGGTCGGTCAAAAACGCGATCTCAGAATGTGACGCCCTGGTTTTCCCTGGCGGGAGCATCTTCCAAGATGTCACCAGCACCAAAAGCGTCGCCTACTATTCCGGCCTGGTTAAAGAAGCCAAAAAGGCTAATAAGAAAGTCATCCTTTTGGGGCAGGGGGTCGGCCCCCTCAACGGATTCCTGGGCAAACGGATGGCGGCCGCCGCGTTCAATGCCGCCGACATGATCGCCGTCCGCGACCCGGGCAGTGTCAGTGTCCTCCGGTCGCTCGGAGTCAAAGGGACTCCGCGTGTGACCGCCGATTGCGCCTTCTTGCTCCCGGTCCCGCCCAAAGACGAAGCTTCGACCAGTTTCGGCGTAGCGGGGATGAAAACCATCGGCATCTCGGTGAGGCCTTGGGGCAAAAAGAACAGCAAAGAGGTCGTCCGCGCCTTTGCCGACCTGGTGATGCTCCTCAGCAAAAACGGGTATGTCCCCGTTCTCATGCCGATGGACGCCGAAGAGGACGCCAAAGTCATCGACGAGATCGCCAAACTCCATGGCGGCAAAGTCCCCGACCTCAAAGGCTTGGCCACCCCGGCCCAATTCCAACAGCGGGTCGGGAGGATGGAGGCCGTGATCGCCATGCGGCTCCACGCCGGCATCTTGGCCGCAACGGTGGGCATCCCCCCCATGATGGTCAGCTACGACCCCAAAGTCACGGCGTTTTCGAACTTGATTGGCCTCCCCGCCCCTCCTAATGTGCAAGGAGTGACCGGAGACCGCCTGTTTGCCCAATTCCAAAGCTTTGTCAAAGACCGCGAACCCCACGCCAGAACTGTCGAACGCCGCCTCGGCGAACTCAAAGCAGCCGCCGGAGGCAACATCCAAGCCTTGCGGGACTGCCTTGGCGCATAAGGCTGCCGCGTTTGCGTTGGCCGCTTTGGCCAGCCAAGCCGCATGGGCGCAATCCTCGGCCGTCCAGTTCGCCAAAGAAAAGATCTACAAGAAAATCAGGGTCTTTGGCGAACGCCGCATCGCCTACCACCTCCGCGACGTCAGCGGCGACCGGTCGGCCTACAACATCTCCAACGACGGAGGGTTCGGCGACCGCAAAATCACTGACCTCGGATATCTCCGCATCGAAGGCCGCGGCGTTTTGGGCTGGCTCAACTTCGACGCCAACATCCAAGACTCCCGGTTCATTGACCCGCAAGCCGACCGGTACCGCCTTTGGTACGAAGACAAAGTGTGGACCGCCGAATACGGCGACATCCGCGCTACTTTGCCGACCCGCAACCGGTTCATCGCGATCAACAACTCCACCTCGGGGGTCTCCGCCGGATACAAGGGAGGGCCGCTGAAAGTCGGGCTCATTCGCACCGAATCACGGAGCGAACCCCGCTCAGTCTCCATCCAGGGCACCAACTCCGCCGGACCCTATTATCTGCAAAGCTCCCAGATCGTCCGAGGGAGCGAACGGGTCGAAGTCGACGGTGTTGCCCAAGTGCTCGGACGGGACTACACCATCGACTATGACCTGGGCGCCATCCTCTTCCTTAACCGCCAAACCCTGGAAAGCCGGATCATCCCCCCCACAAGCACAATCGTGGCCACCTATGAGTCCTTTAACTTTGCCGGGGCCGCCGGCCGGATCGAAGGCGTCGGGGCCGTCTACGATTTTGGGCGGTTTGGCCAACTCGGCCTGACCGGGGCCAGGCAGGTGACCGGCTCCAACGGCGGGCTCAGCACCCGACTCGAAAAATTCCAAGGATTCGGCGCACCCAGCACGCCCTATTTCCTCCAATTCCAACCGCTGGCTTCCCAACCCGTCGTCATCCGCGTGGATGGGATTTTGCAAACCCAGAACGTGGACTGGTACTTTGACCCCGACAACCCGAGCATTTTTTACTTCACGCGGTTCATGCCCTCCACGTCCAACATCGACGTCCTCTATACGCCGACGCCGACCGGCCAGGTGCAAGGGGATCGGGAAGTGGTGGGGTTCGACTACACACTCCCGTTCCGGGGCGGGCAACTGACTTACAACCAGGCCACGGGCAAATCCGTCAACACCCCCACGGCAACCAGCGGGACAGCCCGCAGCGCCACCGGTAAATACGCGGTTGGCCCTTGGACGCTCTCTGCCGGATTCCGGGACATCCCGTCCGGATACGTCACTATCCAATCGGCAAGCCTCAACCGGAACGAAAAGGCGAACGACTGGCGGGTCGGGGTCAAAGCCGGGAACCGCGGGCAGTTCGATTTTGGCAACGTGAACTCCAGCATCCTCAGCCTGGGGGGCACGAACAATTCGTTTGTGACCACCCGCTCAACGCGGACCTACGGGGAATACACCCTGGCCAACGACCCCAAGCTGGCGCTCCCGGTCACCCTCAATTTTTCCCGGAACCAAACCCGGAACCCATCGATCAATAACACAATCGACACCTACGGTCTATCGACCAACCGGGTCTGGGGCGCCTTCACGGCCGGGCTGACCGTGGATCAACAGCATGTTTCGGGCACGCAGACGGCCGACGTCAACAACATCCGTTTGCAAACCAGCTACACCGCCGGCAAGGTTTGGGATTTTTCATTAGGCGCGGGCCTGAGCAAAATCCGATCTGGGGGGCAATCCGGAAACGGCCACGACTATCTCGGGGCCGTCGGATACCGGCCGTCTGACAATTTTTCCGCGCGCCTCTCCTTTTCAGATCATGATTCCGGGGCAGTTTCCGCAATAGGCGGGATCGACACCGGCTATGGCACCGGTTACGGCGGAAACGGGTTCACGTCCGGCACCGGAACCTCTTTTGGCAACGGGGGGAGCGCCGGCAAGAACACAAGCCTGACCCTGAGGTGGCAGCCAGACAGCCGGCTGGGGCTCCGGGCAAGCGGACTCCTTTACCGCTCTTCGGGCAGCGCCACCAGCAACAGCAAAACCGAAAGTGCAAGTCTCGGGGTGGATTACGACCTCGGTGGGGGCCATTACCTGGGCGGCGACCTCGACTTCAGCACGACGACTTTTGCCGGCGGATTGCAAAAAAGCGCGACCACCAACGCCTCGGGATTCATCAATGGGCGATTTGGCAACCTGGCCTACCGGGCAAGCGGCAGCGTTTTGCTCAGCGGGGGCACAAGCCAATTCGGCCAAGACTCCGTTGCGTTCGACCTCTTCCTCGACTACCGGCTGGCCCCGAGGCACGCCCTCGGTTTTTCGGCCAACTATGGGAATGTCACCGGATACCTCCCCCAATCGCAGCTGGATTACAGTCTGGTTTACCAGTATCAAATTTGGGAAGCGCTGGCGTTGAACGTTCGCTACCGCTTCAGCGACAACAAAAACAGCGATCCCTTCCTCAGTAGCGGGGCTTATCGGGCCAGAACCCTGGATTTTGAGTTCTCGTTCAACTTCGGCCGGTAACGGCCGCCCCGTCCCGCACGTTTCAAATCATGAGTTTGCGATGAAAAATCGGTTCATTTCTATTCCGTTGGGACTACTCGGTGCCCTGGCCCTCTCTGTTTTGACCGGGTGCGGCGGGTTCAACGGGCCCCGCACCTCCACCGTCACCGGAACCGTGATCGGAGTCGATTTCCAACCGTTCCGGGATGCCAACGTTTATGCCGACGGCCAATCCACGAAAACGACCACGACCGGGGCATTCCAACTCGAAAACCTCCGGTCTGGCGACGTCGAAGTGCAGGCGACCGGATTTGTTAATGGGACCAAATTCGTCGGCCGCACCGTGATCTTTAACCTAGAAGACGCCCAGCAAAACAACGTCAACGTGCTCATGGGGCGGGAAAGCGAGGTCTCGATCATCCGGGGACAAGTCCGCGACCAACAAGGATTCCTATTGAGCGGGGCCAGCGTCTTCGCCTACTTGGGCACCGGCACAAGCATCCGCGCCGTCACCGACGAAAACGGCAACTACGTGATGCGCGACGTTCCGCCCGGCAACTACCAGCTCAGCGCGACCGGGCGGAACTACCGGAGCGGCCAAACCACGCTCAACTTGGGCATCCACCAAGACCGCACCGTGAGCTTCACCTTGACCAACCCAGGCTTGCCCAGCCTCAGCCCGCCGACGATCACATCAGCCGTCACTTGGGTCAGCCACCCCGATGCGACACGCGGGCCAGGGGGCGGCTCGCTCGCCTGGGCCAGGTCGCACTTTGGGCTCAAAGAACACCAGCCGCCGGCCACAACCCGGGGCTTGCGGTCCGACATGGTCGTCGAGGCTGACTTTGAGTGGAACCCCATCCAGTTCCCCGACCTTTTGGGATTCAATGTCTACCGGGGGAATGGGGCCAGCGGTTCGGTGTTTGCCCTCGATTTGGCGTTCGACCCGCTAGCCAACTATTTCGTGGACATCGGGTTGCAACCAGATTCCACCTACAGTTACGCGTTTTCGACCGTGGCCACCCTCTATCCGGACTACAACAACTCCGAAAGCGGGTTGAGCAACCGGATCGTCGTCGAAACCTTAAACTTGCTCGAACTCAACAACCCCACTGCAGGCCCAACCCTCAGCTGGCGGTCGGGATCGGGGGCCACCGATTACGAGGTCTTCATTTTTGACGGGTTCCCCACTGCGGGCGCCAACTTCCTTTACCAATCTGGGACTCTGACCGGGCTCAGCTATACCTATAATGGGCCGCCTTTGCAGTCGGGCCGGACATACTATTACATCGTCCTGGGAACGGCGTTTGGCGGAACCAGTCGAACGATTAGCCAGATCGGAACGTTCGTTCCATAGAAGCCCAATGATCACCCGAAATTGTGGGAGGGCGGCCTTGGCCGCCCTCGTTTTTGCCCTGGGCAGCCTGTCCCAAGCCGCCGACCTTTTCGTCGAATGGTCGCCCAGCCGTGGGCCTGGAACGTACATAGACGCGGCCGAGCAAGCAGTGCGCAATGCCAACCAGCGCCTCGCCGAACTCAGCGAATCCCGCTTGGCCCTGATGCCCAACCGGCCGACGTTCAGCCAACCCATCCGCGTGATCCTCACCCAAAACGGGCAGGCGCTGCCGGTCAACCGCATCGCTTCTGGACGGTCCGGGAGCGGGGATATCACCTTACAGTTCGACAGTTCCGGGAGCCGGGCCTTTCCCACGGATTACCAAAACCAACTGAGCGGTACATACTCGGCTTCCAAATCGGCCATGGATGCCGTCTTTGGCCCCGCTGCCGTTGGCGGCATCGTCAAAGTCCTCAACTACGATGCCGACATCCCCGCCCGACAGGCCGTTGCCGGAGGCATCTACATTCCCAATGCCCCCAATGGCCCAGAAATCCACTTCCCCGTTTATTTGAGCGCGACCAGCGCCGGCGTGAACTTCATCCACACTCTCCTGCTCGCCTACACAGGAACCAACAGCTACCCCTTTGACGCCTTCAACGAAGGGTTTGTGCGTGCCGCCACCATGAAGGTCGCCCGCGTGCCAGGTGCCATCCCCAACAGCACCTCGGGCGAGGTCGAACAAACTTTGGACAGCCTTTACGACGCCAGTGCCGTGTACCACTGGAGCAACTACCCCGGGCTCGGGGCCCCCACATTCATTGCGGCCAACCTTCTCAACGACCCCCTGCCCATCGGGGGCAGCACCGGGGGTATCTACCTGTTGCGCTACAAAATGGCGGGTACCGCCTGGGCCAAACTTTTGGTGCAATACCCCGGGTTCATTGCGGCCTTCAACGACTATTACCAACGCAACCCAGGCGCATACACCTCGGAATCCGATTTCGCTGGATTGGGCCAGGGACTGCTCAACCTCCTGAACGGCAACCCGGGGGCAACCGTCGAAGGCCTGAGCTTTGCGGAATGGATGCAACGCCAGGCGATCCTCGACCTGAACCTGAACCCTGGGCTCAAGCTCGTCCCCGAGGCGTTCCCCATCGCCGGTG
Above is a genomic segment from Armatimonadota bacterium containing:
- a CDS encoding rhomboid family intramembrane serine protease is translated as MIPIRDNLVRKNPAVIVWTLIGLNVLIFLWDRNGGFSGPNIGFADLAMRPIQVVKAFSNRGDPIELAKIFTSLFLHGSLMHLVGNMLFLFAFGPAVEEAIRPPRFALYYIFWGLFAAAAHIFVNPASDVPTVGASGAIGGVLGAYFLLFPGSQIRVVIPPFFFWPFTVTSWMLLVVWFLWQVLFPQEGVANWAHVGGFLAGMVTVLVMGGRNAVLADSPIEEDAHFDEDD
- the csaB gene encoding polysaccharide pyruvyl transferase CsaB, whose protein sequence is MAKLLLAGYFGAGNLGDDAILKGFAEGLGDTPYQYRALAGSAERLMRNLGIPGVPRMDLGSVKNAISECDALVFPGGSIFQDVTSTKSVAYYSGLVKEAKKANKKVILLGQGVGPLNGFLGKRMAAAAFNAADMIAVRDPGSVSVLRSLGVKGTPRVTADCAFLLPVPPKDEASTSFGVAGMKTIGISVRPWGKKNSKEVVRAFADLVMLLSKNGYVPVLMPMDAEEDAKVIDEIAKLHGGKVPDLKGLATPAQFQQRVGRMEAVIAMRLHAGILAATVGIPPMMVSYDPKVTAFSNLIGLPAPPNVQGVTGDRLFAQFQSFVKDREPHARTVERRLGELKAAAGGNIQALRDCLGA
- a CDS encoding carboxypeptidase regulatory-like domain-containing protein, which codes for MKNRFISIPLGLLGALALSVLTGCGGFNGPRTSTVTGTVIGVDFQPFRDANVYADGQSTKTTTTGAFQLENLRSGDVEVQATGFVNGTKFVGRTVIFNLEDAQQNNVNVLMGRESEVSIIRGQVRDQQGFLLSGASVFAYLGTGTSIRAVTDENGNYVMRDVPPGNYQLSATGRNYRSGQTTLNLGIHQDRTVSFTLTNPGLPSLSPPTITSAVTWVSHPDATRGPGGGSLAWARSHFGLKEHQPPATTRGLRSDMVVEADFEWNPIQFPDLLGFNVYRGNGASGSVFALDLAFDPLANYFVDIGLQPDSTYSYAFSTVATLYPDYNNSESGLSNRIVVETLNLLELNNPTAGPTLSWRSGSGATDYEVFIFDGFPTAGANFLYQSGTLTGLSYTYNGPPLQSGRTYYYIVLGTAFGGTSRTISQIGTFVP